Genomic segment of Geminocystis herdmanii PCC 6308:
AAAAGAGTAAAGAATCTTGAGTAAAACTTCTAATATCTTCAGAAATTCGTTGATCTGGATTATCAATTTCAATATTTTTTACCGCTAATTGATAAAAAGAACGATTCAAAAAATAGTTATTTAAAAAGTGTTCTGTTAACCATTTTCGCCAATATAAACCTAACTTTCCTTGGGTAAAAGAAAATCCTGCAAATAAAGGCACATATAACACTAAAACCCATAAAAATTTAAACACAGTTTCCCAAAACTTAGTTTCATCTTTGTTGGATAAAGTGGAAATTAAACCCCCTTGAGCTTCATTTAATAAAACACTTAATTGAGTATAACCAACTAATAAAAGCCCTAAAATTACTAATAAAGTCAATGCCCCTTTTTTTTCTTTTCCTAACCAATATAATTGTGCGATCGACCAAAATTGACGAAAAACATTAAGATTAAAACCTTTCATATAGTCAACAAAAAATACTAAAAATTCTATTTAATAAGTATAGCATAATTACTATTTATTTGTAGATATTTAAACTTTAATTAATACTAAATATACAACAAAAAAATTATATTTTTCATAAAAAATAGTTAAATAATATAGCAATCAGGAATCAATCATGAGAATACAATCTCCCCTAACGCTTTTAAATAAAGGGAAACTTAGTTTAAATTTCTCACAAATGATTTAGTACTGCTATATAACAGCTTTAATTTTCCATTCTCAATTTTCCATTTTCCATTCTCCATAGGGTTTTTTCGCTAAATTAGAATTATAATAACGACTATCTTGAGTAACTTCTTCTGTTATCCAATTAGGTAAAATAATCTCTTGATTTTCACTACTTAATTCAACTTCCGCCAAAAGTAAACCCTGATTATCTCCTAAAAATTCGTCTATTTCCCAAGTTAAATGATCTATTTTTATCCTATATCTTATCTTCTCAATTAAAGGTCGATCGCACAAAGTATCCAACATTTCTCCCGCATCCTCTAAGGGTATCTCATATTCAAATTCCGATCGAGCCATACCCTTAGTTTTTCCCTTAAAAGTAACAAAACCCTTATCCCCAGCAATTCTTATTCTTACAGTATTGCCATTATGAGTATAAATATAACCTTGACGATATAAAATACCATTGTCGGGAGGTTGCCAAAGACGATGATTTACTAAAAATTTCCGTTCAATTTCCAAACCCATAATTTTACCCTTGCCAAAATGTCTAATTATAGGTTAACATTATATAGTGTCGGAAAATGGCGGCGTAGCCAAGTGGTAAGGCAGAGGTCTGCAAAACCTTTATCCCCCAGTTCGAATCTGGGCGTCGCCTTTCAGGATAAAATCTTACCATAAGCTATGGTTATAGTTTCATGAGTATTTGTTTTTAGGATGTAAACCGTAATCGTTCTTTTTAATTCTGGGGTATCATAAAACAGGATCGGTAAATGTTTTTCTTGTTTAAATTATCTTAGTTACATTCTATGAAAATTAATCTTCAGTCTCTCTACAGTTTTTATCGCAATGCTATTCGCAACCCTAAATATAGAAATTGGATCATTTTAGGTACATTAGTTTATGTATTAAGTCCTTTTGATATTTCTCCCGATTTTTTCCCTTTAGCTGGACAAATTGACGATTTTTTCCTCTTATCAATTATGTTAACAGAAGTTTCTCAAATGGTGTTAACTGGGCTCAAAAATAAAAAGGAAAAGAATAATCAAAGTACGGAAAACTTTACCTCTAAAACTGTAGATGTGGACGCTGTTTCTTTAGATTAATTAACAATTTAAAATTGAGAATGACGATAATAATTATTCCCTAACATCATGGCAACAATATACGAATTAAATCCAGATAATCCCCAAAGGCGTGACATTGAACAAATTACTCAGGCATTAAAAAAAGGCGCAATTATGCTTTATCCTACGGATACAGTTTATGCCATTGGTTGCGATATGAATGTCAAGTCGGCAGTGGAAAAAGTCAGAATGTTAAAACAACTTTCTAATGATAAACCATTGACTTTTCTTTGTTCTTCTTTATCAAAAATATCAGAATATGCCACTGTCAATGATGAAGCCTATCGTATCATGAAACGCTTGATACCCGGTCCTTATACTTTTTTGTTACCTACTACAAAGTTAGTACCAAAATTAGTTATGTCACCGAAAAGGAAGACAACAGGAATACGAGTTCCTGATCAAAATGTCTGTCAGGCTTTGCTACAATCCCTTGACAATCCCATTATTTCCACATCGGCTCATATTATTGATGAAGATGGTGATTCTCCTTCTTTTGAGTGGGAAAAAGCAAGGTTATTTGATGAATTTGATAAACAGGTGGACATTATCATTGATGATTATACCGAACCGGGGTATCAAGTTTCGACTATTCTCGATTTTTCTACCCATACACCTTCTGTTGTTAGACAGGGTTTAGGATGGGAAGAATTAGAAAATTTATTTAATTTTGAGTAAATATTTTCTCACTAATTTAAGTTAAATAAAAATAACTTTGAACATAAATAAGGATTGCTAAATTTATATAAAAACACTATTTTTTCTATATATACATATATTTAGTAAAGTCTGAAAACCTTTATTTTTTTTGATTATTTAACCTAATACCTAATACTTAACACCTATTTTCTTTAAAATACTTTTTGAGTAATAAATATTGAAGATTGTTAATTTTTGCTTCACGTTGTCGTAATTAGTCCCTGAGAATGTTAAAGTAAATACCATTAGAATTTGAGATGGAAAAAGGGTGAAACAAAATTTTCAAAACAAAATCCTTAGTATTAATAACTCTGGTTTCGGTTGTTTATTAACTTTTGTAATTGGTAGTCTCATCTTAGGTTCGATCGGGCTACAATGGGTAGTAAATGGATTTTTAATCTTTATTGCCTTACTTATTCTCACTCCCATTATTGCTATTTGGGGTTTTAGTTGGTGGATAAAAAGAAACTTAATTCAAGATGAATGCCCCGTTTGTAATTATCGTTTTACGGGATTGAAAACGGCTCAATTTAACTGTCCTAATTGTGGAGAATTGTTAAGGGTTGATCATAATAAATTTATTAGAGAAACCCCAGACGGTACGATCGAAGTAGATGCGATCGAAATCTCTAGTAGTAATATTTTAGAAGAAGAGTAGATTAACTAATACTTTACTTAATTCTCATCACTCATACTATGAAGGAATTCCTACATAGTTATCGCTATTTTACCTGTTACCGATCCTGTTTCGATAATTTTATGGGCGATCGAAACCTCTTGTAAAGGAAAAGTTTGATGAAGATGTACTGTCAATTTACCTTCATCAATCCATGAGGCACATTGAGCTAAAATATGAGTCTGATGCTTTAAAGCCTCAGTTAAATTCATCAAAGCCGGTGTTAACATCAACTCTAAACTAATTCTCAAGTTACGGTTACGAGCTGATTTCAACTTTTCGATCGAGCAATCAGGTTCAAGAATAGTTACAATATCACCATAGACTTTTACGGCGTGACAGGTATCAAAAAAAGTTTTACCGCCAATGGTATCAAAAGCCACATCAACACCCTTCCCATTAGTCCAATCTAGGGTAGTTTGAATAAAATCCTGTTGAGAATACAAAATAGGCAAATCTGCACCTAATTTACGCACTAATCGCTCTTTATCAGGGTTACTCACCGTTGTAGCTACTTTTGCACCCTTAATCTTAGCTAATTGTATCGCTACATGACCAACACCACCAGCACCACCATGAATTAATAC
This window contains:
- a CDS encoding CYTH domain-containing protein, giving the protein MGLEIERKFLVNHRLWQPPDNGILYRQGYIYTHNGNTVRIRIAGDKGFVTFKGKTKGMARSEFEYEIPLEDAGEMLDTLCDRPLIEKIRYRIKIDHLTWEIDEFLGDNQGLLLAEVELSSENQEIILPNWITEEVTQDSRYYNSNLAKKPYGEWKMEN
- a CDS encoding YkvA family protein; translated protein: MKINLQSLYSFYRNAIRNPKYRNWIILGTLVYVLSPFDISPDFFPLAGQIDDFFLLSIMLTEVSQMVLTGLKNKKEKNNQSTENFTSKTVDVDAVSLD
- a CDS encoding L-threonylcarbamoyladenylate synthase; this encodes MATIYELNPDNPQRRDIEQITQALKKGAIMLYPTDTVYAIGCDMNVKSAVEKVRMLKQLSNDKPLTFLCSSLSKISEYATVNDEAYRIMKRLIPGPYTFLLPTTKLVPKLVMSPKRKTTGIRVPDQNVCQALLQSLDNPIISTSAHIIDEDGDSPSFEWEKARLFDEFDKQVDIIIDDYTEPGYQVSTILDFSTHTPSVVRQGLGWEELENLFNFE
- a CDS encoding zinc-dependent alcohol dehydrogenase family protein, which codes for MKAIVMTGTGDVDVLKLQDVASLQITKPTEILVKIKAAGINPIDTKIRSRGTFYPEYSSAILGCDGAGIVESVGSQVTKFQVGDEVYYCSGGLGKPNTGNYAEYAVIEEDYVTFKPQSLSFAESACLPLVLITAWESLFDRVNLTEDQKVLIHGGAGGVGHVAIQLAKIKGAKVATTVSNPDKERLVRKLGADLPILYSQQDFIQTTLDWTNGKGVDVAFDTIGGKTFFDTCHAVKVYGDIVTILEPDCSIEKLKSARNRNLRISLELMLTPALMNLTEALKHQTHILAQCASWIDEGKLTVHLHQTFPLQEVSIAHKIIETGSVTGKIAITM